The genomic window CGATCTGAGGAAAGATCTGCTGACGGCGATCGGCATTCACCAGAATTCGAGAGAATCATTTTCATTCCTTGTCACTGTCCTCAGGGGCGAACAGACAGACAATGTCCGTTCTCAGGCCGCTTTCTGGATCGGGCAGCAAAATCGACCCGAGTGCCTGCGCGTGCTCACGGACGCTGCGCAGGATGACCGTTCAGCAAAAGTGAGGGAACAGTCTGTTTTCGCTCTGAGTCAGCTTTCCTCAGAGGAATCAGTGGAATCTTTGATCGCTCTCGCACGCGGAGCGAAGGACATGAAGGTCCGGGCCAAGGCTGCATTCTGGCTGGGCCAAAAAGCGTCCCTCAAAGCTGTCGCGACGTTCGAATCCATCATTGCCGACGATGAGGAGATAGATGTGCAGCGGCAGGCTCTCTACGCACTTGCGCAGATCCGGACACCGGAAGGAGCCGATCGGGTGATAATAATCGCAAACACGCATCCCAATCTCCGTATTCGCAAGCAGGCAATTCAGTGTCTGGGACAATCGAAGGATCCCCGGGCACTCGACGCATTGATCGCAATCGTCCGGAAATAGGCTTCGATGCCGGCCGACATTGCGTTTCGGCCGCTCGGATAGCGCTGACGTTCGTGGTCCAGTGAGACGGTGAAGTTGTCTATGGGTTGTTAGCGTCGTTCGTCAGCTCCCTTCTCGTTCATCCCACCATGCAACCTTTTCCACAGAGCACAGGTCTTACTAGAGTCTGACACTCACGGGAATTCTTGGAGGAGGGCTTCACATGTGCACACGGTGGATACGCGTGGTGATGTGCCTCGTTGGTGGTTTCGCCTGTCTGCAATCTCAGACTTCAACACCCCTCCCGAAGATCACCGCGGATCGGGTTCGGGAAACGATGACGATAGACGGCATCATCTCAGAACAGGTTTGGCAGCGCCCGGGCTTTACGACTTTCACGCAGAAACTGCCGAACGAAGCGGCTCCCCCTTCACAAAAAACCGAAGTGTGGCTGGCGTATGACGGTGAGGCGCTGTACGTCGCGGCCCGCATGCATGATTCCTCTCCGGATTCCATCATCCAAATTCTCGGGCGCCGCGACGCCGAGGTCACAGCCGATTGGTTCACATTCAGTATCGATCCCTACCATGATCGGAGGAGCGGCTTCTTCTTCGCGTTGAGCGCCGCAGGCACCTTGCGCGACGGGACTCTCTATAACGATGATTGGGACGACAATTCTTGGGATGGGGTTTGGGAAGGGAGGGCCAGGATCGACAGCCAGGGGTGGACGGCTGAAATGCGCATTCCGTTTTCACAGCTTCGGTTTCACCAGGCAGAAAAATATGTGTGGGCCGTCAATTTCAGCAGGTTCGTGGGACGGGCCAACGAGTCGGATTTTGTGGTCTATACCCCGCAGAAGGGGAGCGGGTTCGTGTCGCGCTTCATCGACGTCGATGGCATCGAAAACATAGATCCACCGCGCGACCTGGAAATCCTGCCGTATCTGACCTCTCGCGCTGAATTCTCCCAGCATGCATACGGTGACCCGTTTAACAACGGATCGAAGTACTCGCCTGGATTGGGGGCAGATTTCAAGGTGGCGCTTGGCAGTGACTTGATGCTCAACGGAACCGTCAACCCCGATTTTGGTCAGGTCGAAGTCGATCCCGCCGTCGTCAATCTCAGCGATGTCGAGACCTTTTATGATGAGAAGCGCCCGTTCTTCATCGAAGGCGCGAATGTATTTCAATTTGGCCAGGGGGGGTCGAACAACTTCTGGGGCTTCAACTGGGGAAATCCGAATTTCTTCTACACCAGAAGGATCGGTCGCCCTCCCCAGGGAAGTCTCCCCTCGCACGACTATATCGATTTGCCGCTTGGGACGCACATACTTGGAGCTGCAAAGCTCACTGGGAAGGTGGCAGGTGATTGGAATATTGGAATGATCCACGCGGGCACAGCTCGTGAGTACGCCGAGCTTCAGGAAAACGGCGTGAAACGGAATGTTGAGATCGAGCCGCTGACATATTACGGGGTTGGTCGGATCCAGAAGGACTTCGACGACGGCAAACAAGGGATTGGGTTCATCACGACGTACACGAATAGATTTTTCTCGGACGATCGTCTCAAGGACGACATCAACGCGAATGCGCTCGCGATCGGCGTGGACGGCTGGCAATTTCTTGATTCGGACAAAACCTACGTTCTCACAGGATGGGGCGCATTCTCGAATGTCAATGGGACGAAATCGCGCATAACCGCAGTTCAGAAGGGTTCACGGCACTATTTTCAACGGCCCGGCCTGAGTGAGCTCTCGCTGGACACCACTGCCACAAACATGAGCGGATACGCAGGCCGGGTGACATTGAACAAACAGAAAGGGGCGTGGCAGCTTAATTCCGCCGTGGGGCTCATCAGCCCCGGGTTCGATGTTGACGACCTGGGATTCATCTGGAGAACGGATGTCATCAACTATCACCTGGTGGTTGGTTACAAATGGACAGACAGAACGGAATACTATAACAATCTGCGCCTGAGTCTTGCAGCATTCGAAAGCAATGATTTCGGCGGGAACAAGGTATGGCAGGGCTACTTTGGGACGACCAGAATCGAATTTCCGAATTTCTATCAGGTCGGAGTCACGTATGCATATAACCCGTATACGATGGATACAAGGAGTACCCGGGGCGGGCCGGTGATGTTGAACCCGACCGGTTGGGAAGTCGATCTCAATTTCTCGTCAGATGGCAGGAAGAAGATCGTGGTCAGCGCGTTCGGATTCTGCTACATCGGGGGAGGAGGGGAGCAGTTTCAGACCGAGATCGATCTCGAATACAAACCCGCACCGAATATCGCGCTTACGATAGGTCCAGGTTTCAATCGTAATCTCAACCAGGCCCAATGGGTGGGATCATATGCCGATCCCACGGCGACGGCTACGTATGGAAGCCGTTACGTGTTCGCCGAAATGGATCAGAAGACGGTCTCGGCTAACATTCGGCTGAATTGGACATTCTCTCCCGATTTGAGCCTGCAGGTATTCATGCAACCGCTTATATCCTCCGGAGCATACCGGAATCTCAAGCAACTAAGTCACCCCCGAACATTCGATTTTGGGTATTTTGGCAGAGACGGATCCACACTAAGACCTCAGACAGATCTGGGCGGTGGAATCACGGGATACGAGGTGGACGCCGACGGCGTTGGGCCTTCGTTACCGAAAACTCTCGACAATCCTGATTTCAATTATGAATCATTGCGTGGCAATGCGGTGTTGAGGTGGGAATATCGACCCGGTTCTGCTTTGTATCTTGTCTGGACGCAAAGCAGGTCCGATAACGAAAACTTCGGAGAATTCCAATTCAACCGCTCGTTTACCAGGCTTTGGAGCGCGCGGCCTGACAACATTTTCATGTTGAAATTCACGTACTGGTGGTCCCGCTAGAACCGACCGGTATCGGTTGCAGTCAGAGACGAACAAACATCTTCCCGGGGAGCTGTCGCACGAGGTTTTTGAATTCGAGAGAGAGGAGATTCACAAGCGCATCGGCCGTGGATGTCTCAGCGAGTTCCGCGATAGTGTCGATTTGAAGAGGTTGATCGTTTAGGACGTTCATGATGTTCTTCTCGAACAGCGTCAATTCGACTGGCGGCTCGGTTACACGCTCGGTTCTCATGAGATGTCTCACCTGAGGACCCAGTTCCTCCAGTATGTCCTCCACGCGCTGCACCAGCTTCGCCCTGCCTTCCCTTATCAACTTGTTCGGCCCGCCGCTTCGCTTGTCGGTGATGTTTCCCGGCACGGCAAAAACCTCCCGGTTCTGGTCGAGGGCTGTGGAAGCAGTGATCATTGCGCCACCCTCTTCACCCGACTCGACGACGACAGTACCGAGCGAGAGCCCGCTGATGATCCGGTTGCGGCGAGGGAAATTCGTTGCGTCGGGTTTTGCTCCCATCGGGAATTCCGATACCACCGCACCCTGCTGAGCGATTGCATCGAGGAGCTTCCTGTTCTCTGGTGGATACGGGACGTCGAGTCCGGACCCGATGATTGCGATGGTGCGGCCGCCGGACTGAAGTGTCGTAGAATGCGCTATAGTGTCAATACCTCTGGCTAGTCCGCTGACAACGGTAAGTCCAAGTTCTGCGAGAAATCGTGAAAACAGTTCGGCGACCATCTGTCCGTACTGCGAAGGGCGGCGGGTGCCTACGAGTGCGATTGCGTGCTTGTCGGTTGATCTGAAATGTCCGAGCACGTAGAGCAATGCGGGAGGGTCGTACGTCTTCTTCAAGAGATCAGGATATTCCGGATCCCAAATCGTCACGATGCGACCGCCGATTCTGTTCAGGCGCCGGAGTTGCTCATCGGCGAACTTCTCACCCTCTTCGTGGTGCACAATGGTCGACGCAATCTTCCGTTGAATCCCGGGCACACGAATGAGATCGCGCGGAGTCGCTCTCAAGACGGATGCAGGGTCTCCGAAATGGGACACAAGCGCCCTGATCTTGTGAGGGCCAATCAGCGGTACAGATGAGAGTCGCAGAAGATCCCGGACCTTGAACATGGAAGGAGCAGACACGGCCTTGCGAATATGTCAGGAGGCAGGTGAGGAAGAATAGATGCTTTGTGCAGTATGTGCTGATGTCAGCCCTTTTGAATCTCTCCGATGAACTCAGAAACCAACTCATCGGCTCTCTTCTTCTCGTGGGCTTCGGCAATGATGCGGATGATAGGCTCAGTATTTGACTTGCGGAGATGGACCCAACTGTCCGGGAAATCGAGTTTGAGGCCATCGGCGGTTGTCACCTTTCCCTTCGCGCTGTATCTGTCCTGAACTCTCCTGAGGACGTCGTCGGGATTGACAGTGCCGAGGTCGATTTTCCCTTTCGTGATCGAGTACTGTGGAAGGCTTCGTTTGAGTTCGGATACGGTACCGCCAAATTCCGCCAGGTTCTGCAATGTCAGCCCGACGCCGACCGGCGCATCCCTGCCGATATGAGACTCGGGCAGAATGACACCGCCGCTTCCTTCTCCGCCGACAAGAGCGCCGACTTCCTTCATCTTTTTCGCTACGTTGATCTCCCCAACGGGGGTGCGAAGAAGCTCAGCGCCAAATTGAGCGCAGATATCATCGACGGCTCGGGTCGTCGACAGGTTAACCACAACCTTAGGAGCGAGTGACCGCGATCGGGCGGCATCCCGGGCAAGTACGAATTTGACAACGCTGGCGATGGTATATTCTTCTCCGATCGGGTCCCCCTTCTCATCGATGAGGACCAATCGATCGACATCAGGATCGACTGCTACGCCGAGGTCGGCCTTTTCCCGGCGAACGCGAGCTGAGAGGTCGCCGAGGTTTTCGGGGATCGGTTCAGGAGTGTGTGAGAAAACTCCGGAAATCTCGCAATTCATTTCGATGACGTCACATCCAAATTCGCGAAGCAATCTTGGGATGATGACGCCCCCCGCAGCGTTCACGCAGTCGACTACCACCCTGAATTTCCGTTTGCGCACTTTTTCAATGTCTATGTACGGGAGCGACAGCACGTTCGTAATGTGCTTGTCGATCATTCCCGGATCGGAGACGTGCGTACCCTGCTTTTCCCAAGACGCATAGGTTCTCGGCTGTCGAGCCGCTATTTCCCAGAGCCTTTGATTCTCGCCTGCGTCGAGGAAGAGGCCGGTCGCTGCGAGGAATTTCAGGCCGTTCCACTGCATCGGATTGTGACTCGCTGTGATGGATATGCCTCCGGAAGC from Ignavibacteriales bacterium includes these protein-coding regions:
- the dprA gene encoding DNA-processing protein DprA, yielding MFKVRDLLRLSSVPLIGPHKIRALVSHFGDPASVLRATPRDLIRVPGIQRKIASTIVHHEEGEKFADEQLRRLNRIGGRIVTIWDPEYPDLLKKTYDPPALLYVLGHFRSTDKHAIALVGTRRPSQYGQMVAELFSRFLAELGLTVVSGLARGIDTIAHSTTLQSGGRTIAIIGSGLDVPYPPENRKLLDAIAQQGAVVSEFPMGAKPDATNFPRRNRIISGLSLGTVVVESGEEGGAMITASTALDQNREVFAVPGNITDKRSGGPNKLIREGRAKLVQRVEDILEELGPQVRHLMRTERVTEPPVELTLFEKNIMNVLNDQPLQIDTIAELAETSTADALVNLLSLEFKNLVRQLPGKMFVRL
- a CDS encoding DUF5916 domain-containing protein, whose translation is MCTRWIRVVMCLVGGFACLQSQTSTPLPKITADRVRETMTIDGIISEQVWQRPGFTTFTQKLPNEAAPPSQKTEVWLAYDGEALYVAARMHDSSPDSIIQILGRRDAEVTADWFTFSIDPYHDRRSGFFFALSAAGTLRDGTLYNDDWDDNSWDGVWEGRARIDSQGWTAEMRIPFSQLRFHQAEKYVWAVNFSRFVGRANESDFVVYTPQKGSGFVSRFIDVDGIENIDPPRDLEILPYLTSRAEFSQHAYGDPFNNGSKYSPGLGADFKVALGSDLMLNGTVNPDFGQVEVDPAVVNLSDVETFYDEKRPFFIEGANVFQFGQGGSNNFWGFNWGNPNFFYTRRIGRPPQGSLPSHDYIDLPLGTHILGAAKLTGKVAGDWNIGMIHAGTAREYAELQENGVKRNVEIEPLTYYGVGRIQKDFDDGKQGIGFITTYTNRFFSDDRLKDDINANALAIGVDGWQFLDSDKTYVLTGWGAFSNVNGTKSRITAVQKGSRHYFQRPGLSELSLDTTATNMSGYAGRVTLNKQKGAWQLNSAVGLISPGFDVDDLGFIWRTDVINYHLVVGYKWTDRTEYYNNLRLSLAAFESNDFGGNKVWQGYFGTTRIEFPNFYQVGVTYAYNPYTMDTRSTRGGPVMLNPTGWEVDLNFSSDGRKKIVVSAFGFCYIGGGGEQFQTEIDLEYKPAPNIALTIGPGFNRNLNQAQWVGSYADPTATATYGSRYVFAEMDQKTVSANIRLNWTFSPDLSLQVFMQPLISSGAYRNLKQLSHPRTFDFGYFGRDGSTLRPQTDLGGGITGYEVDADGVGPSLPKTLDNPDFNYESLRGNAVLRWEYRPGSALYLVWTQSRSDNENFGEFQFNRSFTRLWSARPDNIFMLKFTYWWSR
- the glmM gene encoding phosphoglucosamine mutase; the encoded protein is MVSISGIRGIVGSSLTPETVVKYAAAFAEYCQGGTVVIGRDGRITGKSIAHLVSSTLSQMGCDVIAIGICPTPTVALGVEMTQASGGISITASHNPMQWNGLKFLAATGLFLDAGENQRLWEIAARQPRTYASWEKQGTHVSDPGMIDKHITNVLSLPYIDIEKVRKRKFRVVVDCVNAAGGVIIPRLLREFGCDVIEMNCEISGVFSHTPEPIPENLGDLSARVRREKADLGVAVDPDVDRLVLIDEKGDPIGEEYTIASVVKFVLARDAARSRSLAPKVVVNLSTTRAVDDICAQFGAELLRTPVGEINVAKKMKEVGALVGGEGSGGVILPESHIGRDAPVGVGLTLQNLAEFGGTVSELKRSLPQYSITKGKIDLGTVNPDDVLRRVQDRYSAKGKVTTADGLKLDFPDSWVHLRKSNTEPIIRIIAEAHEKKRADELVSEFIGEIQKG
- a CDS encoding HEAT repeat domain-containing protein; translation: MRTRSFLSLLSALVFLASGLEGQSVVRCPDAHRSLGERLRWASSECARLIGGKEYWIGYSIKRLMHEGSYLSSGSLYSGDMDGTCSLNDVVAGDTSRHGAGDRMWGGVERNELVKVLKEVAILARISGNLGDDGSLKKLNVSDMELHADLRNEPLLWLGGADDDQSVALLIEFFGRQSSVDLRKDLLTAIGIHQNSRESFSFLVTVLRGEQTDNVRSQAAFWIGQQNRPECLRVLTDAAQDDRSAKVREQSVFALSQLSSEESVESLIALARGAKDMKVRAKAAFWLGQKASLKAVATFESIIADDEEIDVQRQALYALAQIRTPEGADRVIIIANTHPNLRIRKQAIQCLGQSKDPRALDALIAIVRK